A region from the Mucilaginibacter sp. CSA2-8R genome encodes:
- a CDS encoding DUF1338 domain-containing protein yields MHFEQQTPLNAFLNILFDRYQEKVPAVKKVTDALVAQGVVKSQQDIVNDHIAFRTLGVPHLGIQSFEKIFLHHGYQKRDYYYFEGKKLNAYWYAPPSDQYPRIFMSELMVSDLSEQAQKIIHRYTDPIQADPVNGLNFNDGLQIGEFFHRSLWPLPSKHDYELLLAESEYAAWVIYNRYYLNHYTISVHALKEGYNHIEQFDAFVEGLGIRLNTSGGKIKVSGDGLLKQSSTVAEMQEATFADGETMSIAGSYVEFAERLPLPEYADMPANQLTPAHRRNGFETNNADKIFESTYTGQTKA; encoded by the coding sequence ATGCATTTTGAACAGCAAACGCCATTAAACGCTTTCCTAAATATCCTTTTTGATCGTTACCAAGAAAAGGTTCCTGCAGTAAAAAAAGTTACTGATGCACTGGTTGCGCAAGGCGTAGTTAAATCGCAACAAGATATAGTAAACGATCATATCGCTTTTCGTACGCTTGGTGTGCCACATCTGGGTATTCAGTCATTCGAGAAGATTTTTTTGCATCACGGATATCAAAAGCGGGATTATTACTATTTTGAAGGAAAAAAGCTGAACGCCTATTGGTATGCACCCCCATCCGACCAATATCCACGTATTTTTATGAGCGAGCTGATGGTCAGTGATTTATCTGAGCAAGCGCAAAAGATCATTCACCGATATACCGATCCTATACAGGCTGACCCGGTTAATGGGTTGAATTTTAACGACGGGCTGCAGATCGGAGAGTTTTTCCACCGGTCGCTATGGCCTTTGCCATCCAAGCACGACTACGAGTTGCTGTTGGCCGAGAGTGAATATGCAGCTTGGGTAATTTATAACCGTTATTATTTAAATCATTATACCATCAGCGTGCATGCGCTTAAAGAAGGGTATAATCATATCGAACAATTTGACGCTTTTGTTGAAGGTTTAGGCATAAGGCTAAATACCTCGGGCGGCAAAATAAAAGTTAGCGGCGACGGGTTATTGAAACAAAGCAGTACTGTAGCCGAAATGCAGGAAGCCACCTTTGCCGATGGCGAAACGATGAGCATAGCCGGCAGTTATGTAGAATTTGCCGAACGGCTCCCCTTGCCCGAGTATGCCGACATGCCTGCTAACCAATTAACGCCGGCCCATCGCCGTAACGGTTTTGAAACCAACAATGCCGATAAAATTTTTGAGAGCACTTACACCGGGCAAACTAAAGCATAG
- a CDS encoding FAD-linked oxidase C-terminal domain-containing protein, translating into MQQQLAHLASELQGELFYDLAMRTLYATDASAYAEMPLAVALPQNIDDLKRLIAFARDQKVSLIPRTAGTSLAGQVVGSGIVVDVSKHFTQILEVNAVERWVSVQPGVVRDELNLFLKPYDLLFGPETSTANRAMIGGMVGNNSCGSNSIVYHSTREHTLAVKALLSDGSEAEFKALSFDDFIKKCSGDTLEAEVYRNIRSLLSDYENQVQIRREFPKKSIARRNTGYAIDVLLDTNPFTAGQDDFNFCKLLAGSEGTLAFITEIKLNLEPLPPKESGLLCVHFNTVDEALKANLIALQYQPRASELIDHYILECTKDNLEQSQNRFFVQGDPGAVLVVEYAAETRDEVKVVAAQAEADMRAASLGYHFPLLFGEDTQRIWKLRKAGLGLLSNLPGDDKAVPVIEDTAVDVHDLPAYIRDFDEILKKHGLHSVHYAHAGSGELHLRPIINLKTEEGNRLFRLIAQEIAALVKKYGGSLSGEHGDGRLRGEFIEQMIGSHNYGLLKSVKQTWDPHHIFNPGKIVDTPPMNTMLRYQPGQQSPDFKTYFRYQNQNVLQHAEQCNGSGDCRKSHLMGGTMCPSYMATRNEKDTTRARANILRTFLTQSDKLNRFDHDEVKQVMDLCLSCKGCKSECPSNVDMAKLKAEFLQHYQDANGVPLRSRLIANYTASARLGAVLPGLYNLVMTQPFISSVMKRLVGFAPNRSMSTLHQFTLRNWYKKHAQERQTTKFDRGRVYLFCDEFTNYQDTTIGIKAVLLLERLGYEVMIPEHTESGRAHISKGLLRQAKKIAHCNVKLLSNKITEATPLVGVEPSAILTFRDEYPDLVDDSHLQQARHLAKCSFLIDEFLAAQMQKGNISAALFNNEARLIKVHGHCQQKAWSALSATQQILSLPANYRVEIIPSGCCGMAGSFGYEKEHYNISMQIAELVLLPAVRNQPNNVIIAATGTSCRHQIKDGAGINALHPVEILFKALK; encoded by the coding sequence ATGCAGCAGCAATTAGCGCATTTGGCCAGCGAGTTGCAGGGAGAGTTGTTTTACGACCTTGCTATGCGTACCCTGTATGCTACCGATGCATCAGCCTACGCCGAAATGCCGCTGGCTGTTGCCTTGCCGCAGAACATTGATGATTTAAAAAGGCTGATTGCTTTTGCCCGTGACCAAAAGGTGTCACTCATACCGCGCACCGCAGGTACATCGTTGGCCGGACAAGTGGTGGGTAGCGGCATTGTGGTAGATGTGTCTAAACACTTTACCCAGATACTGGAAGTAAACGCTGTAGAAAGATGGGTGAGCGTGCAGCCGGGTGTGGTGCGTGATGAACTGAACCTGTTTTTAAAACCTTACGACTTACTGTTTGGTCCGGAAACATCAACGGCCAACCGCGCCATGATTGGCGGCATGGTAGGTAATAATTCATGCGGCTCTAATTCTATTGTTTACCACAGTACCCGCGAACATACGTTAGCCGTGAAGGCGTTGTTAAGCGATGGCTCTGAAGCCGAATTTAAAGCGCTTAGTTTTGACGATTTCATCAAAAAGTGTTCGGGTGATACGCTCGAGGCTGAAGTTTACCGCAATATACGTAGCCTGCTAAGTGATTATGAAAATCAGGTTCAAATTAGGCGGGAGTTTCCAAAAAAAAGCATTGCCCGCCGCAACACCGGCTACGCCATTGATGTGTTATTGGATACTAATCCGTTTACGGCAGGCCAGGACGATTTTAATTTTTGCAAACTACTGGCCGGTTCCGAAGGTACTCTGGCTTTTATCACCGAAATAAAACTCAATCTTGAGCCGCTGCCACCCAAAGAAAGTGGTTTACTATGCGTACATTTTAACACCGTTGATGAGGCCTTAAAGGCCAATCTGATTGCCTTGCAATATCAACCGCGGGCCAGTGAGTTAATTGATCATTATATCTTGGAGTGTACCAAAGATAACCTGGAGCAGAGCCAGAACCGGTTTTTTGTGCAGGGCGATCCGGGGGCAGTATTGGTGGTGGAATATGCTGCAGAAACCCGCGATGAGGTAAAGGTCGTTGCTGCACAGGCAGAAGCCGATATGCGTGCAGCCAGTCTGGGCTATCATTTCCCATTACTGTTTGGTGAGGATACGCAACGGATATGGAAACTCAGAAAAGCAGGGCTGGGCTTGCTCAGTAATTTGCCGGGTGATGACAAGGCAGTACCGGTTATTGAAGATACGGCGGTTGATGTACATGATTTACCGGCTTACATCCGCGATTTTGACGAGATACTCAAAAAACATGGCTTACATTCGGTACACTATGCACATGCCGGTTCGGGAGAGTTGCATTTGCGGCCCATCATCAACTTAAAAACCGAAGAAGGCAATCGTCTGTTCAGGCTTATTGCTCAGGAAATAGCAGCCTTGGTAAAAAAATACGGTGGCTCGTTAAGCGGCGAACACGGCGACGGGCGTTTACGAGGCGAATTTATTGAGCAGATGATTGGCAGCCACAATTACGGCTTACTAAAGTCTGTTAAGCAAACGTGGGACCCGCATCATATTTTTAATCCAGGCAAAATAGTAGATACGCCGCCGATGAACACCATGCTGAGGTATCAGCCCGGCCAGCAATCGCCTGATTTTAAAACCTATTTTCGTTATCAAAATCAAAATGTACTGCAACATGCCGAGCAGTGCAATGGCTCGGGCGATTGCCGTAAGTCGCACTTGATGGGCGGCACCATGTGCCCGTCGTACATGGCCACCCGCAACGAAAAAGATACTACACGGGCCCGGGCTAATATATTGCGTACCTTTTTAACTCAATCGGATAAGCTTAACCGCTTTGATCATGACGAAGTTAAACAGGTGATGGATTTATGCTTAAGCTGTAAAGGATGCAAATCGGAGTGCCCCTCAAACGTAGACATGGCCAAGCTTAAAGCTGAGTTTTTGCAGCATTACCAGGATGCCAACGGTGTGCCCTTACGGTCAAGGCTGATTGCTAATTACACAGCATCAGCACGCTTAGGGGCCGTATTACCTGGCTTATATAACCTGGTGATGACGCAGCCTTTTATCAGCAGTGTAATGAAGCGGTTAGTAGGATTTGCTCCGAACAGAAGTATGTCTACACTACATCAGTTTACTTTAAGAAACTGGTATAAAAAGCACGCCCAAGAGCGGCAGACTACCAAGTTTGACAGGGGCAGAGTTTACCTGTTTTGTGATGAGTTTACCAATTATCAGGATACTACTATCGGCATCAAAGCTGTTTTGCTGCTGGAGCGTTTAGGTTATGAGGTGATGATTCCCGAACACACCGAGAGCGGCCGTGCACATATCTCTAAAGGGTTACTGCGCCAGGCTAAAAAAATTGCTCATTGTAATGTAAAGCTGTTAAGTAACAAGATTACGGAAGCAACGCCGCTGGTAGGGGTAGAGCCATCGGCCATCCTAACTTTTAGAGATGAGTATCCGGATTTAGTAGATGATAGCCATTTACAGCAGGCCCGGCACTTAGCGAAGTGCAGTTTTTTAATTGATGAGTTTTTGGCCGCACAAATGCAAAAAGGCAACATTTCAGCAGCGCTTTTCAACAATGAGGCGAGGCTAATTAAAGTGCATGGCCATTGTCAGCAAAAAGCCTGGTCGGCGTTAAGTGCTACGCAGCAAATTCTATCGTTACCGGCAAATTACCGGGTAGAAATTATCCCATCAGGATGCTGTGGCATGGCCGGCTCTTTTGGGTATGAGAAAGAGCATTACAATATTTCAATGCAGATTGCTGAGCTGGTTTTGCTGCCTGCAGTTCGCAATCAGCCCAATAATGTTATCATCGCAGCTACAGGTACCAGCTGCCGGCACCAAATTAAAGATGGTGCAGGGATAAATGCCCTGCACCCGGTCGAAATTTTATTTAAGGCCTTAAAGTAG
- a CDS encoding glycoside hydrolase family 127 protein gives MMIKKFIATAFIGMWAAQGIAQVKPVESFPLNDVRLLKSPFEQAQQTDMKYMLSLNPDRLLAPYLKEAGLTPKAPSYGNWENTGLDGHIGGHYLSALSLMYASTGNAEVKKKLDYMVAELKRCQDNNGNGYVAGIPGGKAMWQEIEKGNINANSFGLNNKWVPLYNIHKLYAGLYDAYTVAGITAARDMLLKLTDWFYNTTAKLTDEQVQTMLRSEQGGLNEVFANVYGITGNKKYLEMARRFSHQAILQPLEAHKDALTGIHANTQIPKVIGFERIAQLSGDTSYSSAAAFFWQTVVDHRTVAIGGNSVREHFNPADNFSSMIESREGPETCNSYNMLKLTRDLFLSNPTSSYIDYYERTLYNHILSSQRPEGGFVYFTPMRPGHYRVYSNPQESFWCCVGSGLENHGKYGELIYAHQGNDLLVNLFIASELNWKEKGLNLIQQTTFPYSEQSALTLKLNKPSRFAMRFRYPSWVSAGQMQVKVNGQSQTLAKNALGYASINRTWKTGDKITVTLPMHNTSEALPDGSNYVAFLHGPIVLAADMGTQNEVGLEADGSRMGHIASGPMLPLDEAPLLVSTANPMANALAPEKQPLTYDADKLIYQDKYKNLKLVPFFTLQDKRYVLYWPYTTSEKLPTLVANMKAKEEKKQQLDLKTVDLVNTGEQQPETDHQFKGEKTENGSFQERHFRNGSGWFSYVLKNPAQNANKLRLTYFSREKNRNFNIYINQQLVASVKLDGTNANQFIDVDYTLPQQVMNDKQLEVKFVAADNSAIANIYEVRLMKP, from the coding sequence ATGATGATAAAAAAATTTATCGCGACTGCTTTCATTGGCATGTGGGCAGCGCAAGGTATAGCGCAGGTAAAACCAGTTGAGAGTTTTCCGCTTAATGATGTGCGTTTGCTTAAAAGCCCGTTTGAGCAGGCTCAGCAAACCGACATGAAATATATGCTGTCGCTTAACCCCGACCGTTTATTGGCACCCTACTTAAAAGAAGCCGGCCTTACGCCAAAAGCTCCCTCATATGGTAATTGGGAAAACACCGGACTCGACGGGCACATCGGTGGGCATTACCTTTCGGCCTTATCGCTCATGTATGCCTCTACCGGTAATGCAGAAGTGAAGAAAAAGCTCGATTACATGGTGGCTGAGTTAAAACGATGCCAGGATAACAACGGCAATGGTTATGTAGCCGGCATACCCGGCGGTAAAGCAATGTGGCAGGAAATTGAAAAAGGCAACATTAACGCCAACAGTTTCGGGCTCAACAATAAATGGGTGCCACTTTACAATATCCATAAACTCTACGCCGGTTTGTATGATGCTTACACGGTTGCCGGAATTACTGCCGCCCGCGATATGCTCCTTAAGCTAACAGACTGGTTTTATAACACCACGGCCAAACTTACCGACGAACAGGTACAAACCATGCTGCGTAGCGAGCAAGGCGGACTTAATGAGGTGTTTGCCAATGTTTACGGCATTACCGGTAATAAGAAATATCTGGAAATGGCCCGGCGGTTTTCGCACCAAGCTATACTGCAACCTTTAGAAGCTCATAAAGATGCACTTACCGGTATACATGCTAACACCCAAATACCTAAAGTAATTGGCTTTGAACGTATTGCCCAACTGAGCGGTGATACGAGCTATAGTAGTGCCGCTGCCTTTTTCTGGCAAACGGTAGTTGATCATCGTACCGTTGCTATTGGAGGTAACAGTGTAAGGGAACATTTTAATCCTGCGGATAACTTTTCGTCGATGATTGAATCGCGTGAGGGGCCCGAAACCTGCAACTCCTATAATATGTTGAAGCTGACCCGCGATTTGTTTCTGAGCAATCCGACATCATCTTACATTGATTATTACGAGCGCACACTTTATAATCACATACTGTCGTCGCAACGGCCCGAAGGTGGATTCGTTTATTTTACGCCGATGCGTCCGGGACATTACCGGGTATATTCTAATCCGCAAGAAAGCTTTTGGTGCTGTGTAGGTTCGGGTTTAGAAAACCATGGCAAATATGGCGAACTGATTTATGCCCATCAGGGTAATGATTTACTGGTAAACCTGTTTATCGCATCAGAACTGAACTGGAAGGAGAAAGGCCTCAACCTCATCCAACAAACCACCTTTCCGTATAGCGAACAGTCGGCCTTAACGTTAAAATTAAACAAGCCAAGCCGGTTTGCCATGCGCTTTAGGTATCCATCATGGGTGAGCGCCGGGCAAATGCAAGTTAAGGTAAACGGACAATCACAAACCCTAGCTAAAAATGCTTTGGGCTACGCCAGCATTAACCGCACCTGGAAAACAGGCGATAAAATAACGGTTACTTTACCAATGCATAACACCAGCGAAGCTTTGCCAGATGGCTCTAACTACGTTGCATTTTTACACGGCCCTATTGTATTGGCTGCCGATATGGGCACCCAGAACGAAGTGGGTTTGGAGGCCGACGGAAGCCGTATGGGACATATTGCCTCGGGCCCTATGTTACCGTTGGATGAGGCCCCCCTGCTGGTATCAACAGCTAACCCAATGGCCAATGCACTTGCGCCAGAAAAACAACCCTTGACATATGACGCTGATAAGCTGATTTACCAGGATAAGTATAAAAACCTAAAACTGGTCCCCTTCTTTACCCTGCAAGACAAACGGTATGTTTTATACTGGCCTTACACCACGTCAGAGAAACTGCCAACGCTGGTTGCAAACATGAAAGCCAAAGAAGAAAAGAAACAGCAACTGGATTTAAAAACGGTTGACCTGGTGAATACCGGCGAGCAACAACCCGAAACTGATCACCAGTTTAAAGGCGAAAAAACAGAGAATGGCTCTTTCCAGGAAAGACATTTCCGTAACGGCAGCGGCTGGTTTAGCTACGTATTAAAAAACCCGGCTCAAAATGCCAATAAACTCAGGCTTACTTATTTTAGCCGCGAGAAGAACCGCAATTTCAATATATACATCAATCAGCAGTTGGTAGCCTCAGTAAAATTAGACGGTACCAATGCCAATCAGTTTATTGATGTAGATTATACTTTGCCACAGCAGGTGATGAATGATAAGCAGTTAGAAGTTAAGTTTGTAGCTGCTGATAATTCGGCCATTGCAAATATCTACGAGGTAAGATTAATGAAGCCTTAA
- a CDS encoding TetR/AcrR family transcriptional regulator, which produces MSKAANTRLTILKKAFDLVYKQGFQATSIDDIIATTQVTKGAFFYHFKNKDEMGLAMINELMYPGMLKVMVEPLLAAKNPAEEVYLMMQNILLKQPMFDVKYGCPAVNLIEEMAPLNIQFNQILCKLFNEWQKAISQVFKQGKMAGTIKSNIDEKQVAYFIMAGYSGIRNMGKMLGPACYKAYLSELKIYLNQL; this is translated from the coding sequence ATGTCTAAGGCAGCTAACACCCGTTTAACGATATTGAAAAAGGCATTTGACTTGGTTTATAAGCAGGGTTTTCAAGCCACCAGTATCGACGATATTATTGCTACCACGCAGGTTACTAAAGGTGCATTTTTTTATCACTTTAAAAATAAGGATGAAATGGGGCTGGCCATGATTAATGAGTTGATGTATCCCGGTATGTTAAAAGTTATGGTTGAACCACTGCTGGCTGCAAAAAATCCGGCTGAAGAAGTGTATCTAATGATGCAAAATATCTTACTGAAACAGCCCATGTTTGACGTAAAATACGGATGCCCTGCGGTAAATCTGATAGAAGAAATGGCGCCGCTTAATATTCAATTTAACCAAATTCTCTGTAAATTATTTAATGAATGGCAAAAAGCAATTAGCCAGGTCTTTAAACAAGGTAAAATGGCTGGAACAATAAAAAGCAACATTGATGAGAAACAAGTGGCTTATTTTATAATGGCAGGTTATAGCGGCATCCGTAACATGGGTAAGATGTTGGGTCCGGCCTGCTATAAAGCCTATTTATCCGAATTAAAAATCTATTTGAATCAGCTTTAA
- a CDS encoding DUF3817 domain-containing protein has translation MLLSLSTGVGRLRLIGYLEGISLLALLFVAVPIKYWGNSPALVKSIGPVHGGLFLLYLFNALSVGIAQKWPFKTVTWKVLLACLVPFGTFYIDHKILSRITAKQIS, from the coding sequence ATGTTATTATCACTCAGCACAGGTGTGGGTCGGCTGCGCCTTATCGGTTACCTGGAAGGTATTTCTCTTCTTGCACTGCTTTTTGTTGCCGTACCAATAAAATATTGGGGAAACTCGCCGGCTTTGGTGAAAAGTATTGGCCCGGTGCACGGCGGGCTGTTCTTGCTTTATTTGTTTAATGCACTCAGTGTTGGCATAGCTCAGAAATGGCCGTTTAAAACGGTTACCTGGAAAGTGCTGCTGGCTTGCCTGGTGCCTTTCGGGACGTTTTACATTGATCACAAGATATTAAGTCGCATAACAGCGAAACAAATAAGCTAA
- a CDS encoding putative sensor domain DACNV-containing protein produces the protein MFSEPSYLAARMVAETIETHFADHLAQARELGEQELATACSAGIIEAVIDIAFWASLRREEGRPVSISLALLEPKQAGKPLIFGNRLRLTPQNLVKLAPAVEQPGIHLGVWHEDDELYIWGTTHTVPGICFVLEVVEPGLLVIKHRRLDGFGKFVNVAVLHGDQIKILDEKSMGIADCPALHASLMNMSLPSFMGETFNVLVQLAASIRLHRRGGLVLIVPDDSDQWRESVISPIKYPVTPPYSAIPDLMKQGEQERDTFEWKESLLQAIDIIGGFTAVDGATVITQHYDLLAFGAKVARSANSVPVEEIIMTEPVAGAQATRMHPAQNGGTRHLAAAQFVHDQHNAVAVVASQDGQFTVFAWSEKLHRVHAHRIDVLLL, from the coding sequence ATGTTTTCAGAACCTTCGTACCTGGCTGCCCGGATGGTAGCCGAAACTATAGAAACACATTTTGCTGATCATCTGGCGCAGGCTCGGGAGCTCGGCGAGCAAGAACTGGCTACGGCGTGCAGTGCCGGCATCATCGAGGCTGTGATAGACATTGCCTTTTGGGCCAGCCTACGCCGCGAGGAAGGACGACCGGTAAGTATCTCTTTAGCGTTATTAGAACCCAAACAGGCTGGTAAACCCCTGATATTTGGTAACCGGCTGCGGCTTACGCCTCAAAACCTGGTGAAATTAGCCCCAGCTGTAGAGCAGCCGGGCATACATTTGGGGGTATGGCATGAAGACGATGAATTATACATTTGGGGCACAACTCATACCGTACCGGGTATTTGCTTTGTTTTAGAAGTGGTTGAACCCGGATTGTTAGTTATTAAACACCGCCGGTTGGATGGCTTTGGCAAGTTTGTGAACGTAGCGGTGCTGCACGGCGATCAAATTAAAATACTCGACGAAAAATCGATGGGTATTGCAGACTGCCCGGCATTGCATGCATCGCTCATGAATATGTCGCTGCCATCATTTATGGGCGAAACTTTCAATGTACTGGTGCAACTGGCGGCCAGCATACGTCTACATCGCCGCGGCGGACTGGTACTCATCGTTCCTGATGATTCGGACCAATGGCGGGAATCGGTAATAAGCCCTATTAAATATCCGGTAACCCCACCCTACTCCGCCATACCCGACCTGATGAAGCAGGGTGAGCAGGAACGAGATACTTTTGAATGGAAAGAATCGCTGCTGCAGGCTATTGATATTATTGGTGGCTTTACTGCTGTTGATGGCGCTACGGTAATTACCCAGCACTATGATCTGCTTGCTTTTGGCGCTAAAGTAGCACGTTCGGCCAATAGCGTTCCGGTTGAAGAAATTATTATGACCGAACCGGTGGCCGGTGCGCAGGCAACCCGTATGCACCCGGCGCAAAATGGCGGCACACGCCACTTAGCAGCTGCCCAGTTTGTGCACGACCAACATAATGCTGTTGCCGTGGTAGCTTCACAAGATGGTCAATTTACCGTATTTGCCTGGTCAGAAAAACTGCATCGCGTTCACGCTCATCGAATTGATGTGCTGTTGCTGTAA
- a CDS encoding 5'-nucleotidase, with amino-acid sequence MHAWQAALLMMQQVSLQRKFARHNLVNEFALNINMRFKITRFIYGAALLLASCKSHYTLVEAKRSEYNINNAVSADSTVIKTYLPYKQKMEAQMSAVIGQSARLLTKSGETESLLGNFFADAVTSEALKIDPAIDFAVPTTKGGLRNDVAQGNITLSTMFELMPFENELVVLKLKGTDVEQLLTFLAQSGGQPVNNIKFSIANGQAQQVLIKGQPFDRNHIYNVLTSDYIANGGDNVKGMANPLERKVLGLRVRDALINYVKQQTTAGKPIDAQLDGRITKN; translated from the coding sequence ATGCACGCCTGGCAGGCAGCATTATTAATGATGCAACAGGTATCTTTGCAGCGCAAATTTGCACGGCACAACTTAGTTAACGAGTTTGCATTAAATATTAATATGCGTTTTAAAATCACCCGGTTTATTTACGGTGCTGCATTACTGTTAGCTTCCTGCAAGTCGCATTATACTTTAGTTGAAGCTAAACGCAGCGAGTATAATATTAATAATGCCGTTTCGGCCGATTCCACGGTCATCAAAACTTACCTGCCCTATAAGCAAAAAATGGAAGCGCAAATGAGCGCTGTTATTGGCCAAAGTGCGCGTCTGCTTACCAAAAGCGGTGAAACCGAAAGCCTGTTGGGCAACTTTTTTGCCGATGCCGTAACCTCCGAGGCGCTTAAGATTGATCCGGCTATTGATTTTGCAGTGCCTACCACCAAAGGAGGTTTACGTAATGATGTTGCCCAGGGCAATATTACCTTGAGTACTATGTTTGAGCTAATGCCATTTGAAAACGAGCTGGTGGTGCTTAAGCTTAAAGGAACTGATGTTGAACAATTACTCACCTTTTTGGCGCAGAGCGGTGGTCAGCCGGTAAATAACATTAAGTTTAGTATTGCTAACGGGCAAGCTCAACAGGTATTGATTAAAGGTCAGCCGTTTGATCGTAACCACATTTATAACGTTTTAACCTCAGATTATATAGCTAACGGCGGCGATAACGTTAAAGGTATGGCTAACCCGCTGGAGCGTAAGGTTTTGGGCTTACGTGTTCGCGATGCCTTGATTAATTACGTAAAGCAACAAACCACAGCCGGTAAACCAATAGATGCTCAACTCGATGGAAGAATTACAAAAAATTAA
- a CDS encoding metallophosphatase — MEELQKINRRSFIRTGGTALAAMALSTYSLDALAAGDVHRLTILHTNDVHSRIEPFPMDGSKNQGLGGTARRAALIKKIRAEQDHVLLLDAGDIFQGTPYFNLFGGELELKLMSQMGYDAATMGNHDFDNTIDGFYKQLPNANFPILVSNYDFSNTVMHQSSKPYQVFQKNGLKIGVFGLGIELAGLVDPRNYKETRYLDPIQKGNEVAALLKNELQCNLVICLSHLGYKYNDKKVSDQVLAKNTRNIDLIIGGHTHTFMDQPEDIKNLDGQITTINQVGFAGINLGRIDYFFEKCSGKKSMAASSYQISNSI; from the coding sequence ATGGAAGAATTACAAAAAATTAACCGCAGAAGTTTTATTCGGACCGGTGGTACTGCACTGGCCGCTATGGCATTAAGCACTTACTCGTTAGACGCATTGGCTGCCGGTGATGTGCATAGGTTAACTATTTTGCATACTAATGATGTGCATAGTCGTATTGAACCTTTCCCGATGGATGGCTCTAAAAATCAGGGTTTGGGTGGTACGGCACGTCGCGCGGCATTAATTAAAAAAATAAGGGCCGAGCAAGACCATGTGTTGCTGCTGGATGCGGGCGACATTTTTCAGGGTACGCCGTATTTTAACCTATTTGGCGGCGAGCTGGAATTGAAACTGATGAGCCAGATGGGATATGATGCGGCTACGATGGGTAATCACGATTTTGACAACACCATCGACGGTTTTTATAAGCAGCTGCCTAATGCTAATTTTCCGATTTTAGTAAGCAACTACGATTTTAGTAACACGGTGATGCACCAGTCAAGCAAGCCTTACCAAGTGTTTCAAAAAAATGGTTTAAAAATTGGCGTGTTTGGTTTAGGTATTGAACTGGCCGGTTTGGTTGATCCGCGCAATTACAAAGAAACCCGCTATCTCGACCCTATACAAAAGGGTAACGAAGTTGCCGCCCTGCTTAAAAACGAGCTGCAATGCAATTTAGTGATTTGCCTTTCGCATTTAGGGTATAAATACAACGATAAAAAGGTGTCGGACCAGGTGCTGGCTAAGAATACCCGGAACATCGACTTAATTATTGGTGGCCACACGCACACCTTCATGGACCAGCCTGAGGATATAAAAAACCTTGACGGACAGATTACCACGATCAACCAGGTGGGTTTTGCCGGTATTAATTTGGGGCGTATTGATTACTTTTTCGAAAAATGCAGCGGCAAAAAGTCGATGGCTGCGAGCAGTTATCAAATATCAAACAGCATTTGA
- a CDS encoding DUF6580 family putative transport protein, translated as MSLQKVKLNAPAYILIILASIIATGAMRLVSFYFPLFSNFSPLGALSIFGGVYFADKWKAGLLSVITLFVTDIFINYLYSAKLVLWYSNSALWLYASLLIMVMIGSLIKKVNVANVLLASLASVAVHWLLTDIEPWLQSSYYAKGLLGYGESLLMAIPFERNMLLADAVFGAILFGGYEFVKTRANAKRYAAEQLTV; from the coding sequence ATGTCATTGCAAAAAGTTAAGCTGAACGCACCTGCTTATATCCTGATAATACTGGCTTCGATTATTGCTACCGGTGCCATGCGCCTGGTGAGTTTTTATTTTCCGCTGTTCAGTAACTTTAGTCCGTTAGGCGCACTTTCTATATTTGGAGGAGTTTACTTTGCCGATAAATGGAAAGCCGGTTTATTATCAGTAATTACCCTTTTTGTAACTGATATTTTTATCAACTATCTGTATTCGGCTAAGTTAGTTTTGTGGTACAGCAACAGTGCCCTGTGGTTGTATGCCAGCTTGCTGATTATGGTAATGATTGGCAGCCTGATTAAAAAAGTAAACGTAGCGAACGTGTTACTGGCTTCGTTAGCCAGCGTAGCGGTACACTGGTTGCTTACCGATATTGAGCCCTGGCTGCAAAGCAGCTACTATGCTAAAGGCCTGTTAGGTTACGGTGAGTCGTTACTAATGGCGATACCTTTTGAGCGTAACATGCTTTTAGCCGATGCCGTATTTGGTGCCATTTTGTTTGGTGGATACGAGTTTGTAAAAACCCGTGCCAATGCCAAAAGATATGCTGCAGAGCAGTTAACAGTTTAA